From the genome of Pelmatolapia mariae isolate MD_Pm_ZW linkage group LG12, Pm_UMD_F_2, whole genome shotgun sequence, one region includes:
- the zgc:64051 gene encoding leukocyte surface antigen CD53, whose amino-acid sequence MAHSCLKCLKYTMCVANLLCFICGVSILVFGVFLMVGSNYAALTPSLASFNIANILLITGIIITCVSFLGFLGALKENRCLLLSFFLMLFIMMLLELTAACLLLVYEGEITESVKTDLTKGLNDAKGNSTHSKQSDWDYIQKNLDCCGINNASDWGEHVPESCCIPEEFSCNNREYRQTGCLSKVTNFFEKNFLTIGVSVIVLCMIEVLGMCFAMTLFCHISRTGLGYKF is encoded by the exons ATGGCTCACAGCTGCCTCAAGTGTTTAAAGTACACCATGTGTGTCGCCAACTTGCTTTGCTTT ATCTGCGGTGTGTCCATTCTGGTCTTCGGCGTCTTCTTGATGGTGGGTTCAAATTATGCTGCTCTCACCCCCTCACTGGCCAGCTTCAACATAGCCAACATCCTGCTGATCACCGGCATCATCATCACCTGCGTGTCTTTCCTGGGATTTCTCGGTGCACTCAAGGAGAACCGCTGTCTCCTCCTAtcg tttttcctgATGCTCTTCATCATGATGCTCTTGGAACTGACGGCAGCATGTCTGCTACTTGTATACGAGGGAGAA ATTACTGAAAGCGTGAAGACTGATCTGACAAAGGGCTTGAATGATGCAAAAGGAAATTCAACACATTCAAAACAAAGTGACTGGGATTATATTCAAAAAAAC CTTGACTGCTGTGGAATCAATAATGCATCAGATTGGGGGGAACACGTGCCGGAATCCTGCTGTATTCCTGAGGAATTCTCTTGTAACAATCGTGAATACAGGCAAACG GGTTGTTTGTCAAAGGTGACAAATTTTTTTGAGAAGAATTTCCTAACCATTGGGGTCTCTGTCATTGTCCTCTGTATGATTGAG GTTTTGGGAATGTGCTTTGCCATGACACTGTTCTGCCACATTAGCAGAACTGGACTGGGCTACAAGTTCTGA